The segment GTCCGACCCTTCTGACAGAGCTCGGCCAAGTCAGCCGACTCGATGCGGCGACCGAGGATCCAAGCGCCCACTCGAAACCGGCAGTCGGACTCGTTCCCGGCGCAGACCCACCGACCCCGAACGAGGGTCACCCCGCGGCCGCAGAGGGGGCACTTGAGGGTTGGAGGAGGCCCCGCGGCGCCGCCCGGGTCCCCGCCCACGGCCGCCCTCGGCCCGGTCGACCAACCCTTGACCTTCTCCACGAGGGCGCCGGTCAGCCCCTCGATCTCCCCCATGAAACGGGCCGGATCGACCTCAGCCGTCTGGACGGCGTTGATCCGTTGCTCCCATTCCCCGGTCAGCTGCGGTGAGAGAAGGACCTCGGCCCCCGCGGCGCGGGCCGCCTCGATCAGCTGGATTCCCTTGGCCGTCGGCCTCAGGCGACGGGCCGCGACCTCGACGTAACCGACCCGCTTGAGGCGGTCGATGATGGCCGCCCGCGTGGCCGGCGTCCCCAGGCCTCGTCCTTTCATCGCCTCGCGAAGGGCCTCGTCGTCCACGTGGCGGCCGGCGGTCTCCATCGCGGCCAGGAGTGACCCCTCGGTGTACCGCGGGGGCGGCTCCGTGCGCCCGTCCTTGAGACGCGCTTCGGTGCAGAGGACCTCGTCCCCGACGGATAGGCCGTCCAACGAGCTCAAACCCCCGCCGTCTTCCTCGCCCCGGCGCTTGTCTCCGCGGCGCCTATCCCCGCGGGCCTGCTCCCCGAGCTCGACCACCCGCCACCCCTCGACCATGGTCACCCGCCCGACGGTCTCGAAGTCGTCGATGCCGACCGTGGTCATCACTCGCCTGACCCGGTCCACGGCCGGGGGATAGAATTGAGCCAGGAACCGCCCGGCGATCAATCCATAGACCTTGGCGTCCGATGGGGAGAGTGCCCCCGGCCGTTCGCCGGTAGGGATGATCGCGTGATGGTCGGCTACTCGACCCGGGTTGATCACCCGGCCATGCCCATGGATGGCC is part of the Bacillota bacterium genome and harbors:
- a CDS encoding DNA topoisomerase encodes the protein ENPPLLFDLTSLQREANRRWGMTASATLAAAQRLYEAKLITYPRTDSRFLTPDVARTTRTIIDGLAEQAGLAVWCRGADPAAIHGHGRVINPGRVADHHAIIPTGERPGALSPSDAKVYGLIAGRFLAQFYPPAVDRVRRVMTTVGIDDFETVGRVTMVEGWRVVELGEQARGDRRRGDKRRGEEDGGGLSSLDGLSVGDEVLCTEARLKDGRTEPPPRYTEGSLLAAMETAGRHVDDEALREAMKGRGLGTPATRAAIIDRLKRVGYVEVAARRLRPTAKGIQLIEAARAAGAEVLLSPQLTGEWEQRINAVQTAEVDPARFMGEIEGLTGALVEKVKGWSTGPRAAVGGDPGGAAGPPPTLKCPLCGRGVTLVRGRWVCAGNESDCRFRVGAWILGRRIESADLAELCQKGRTRLLTGFRSRNGRRFAARLVAGPAGVTFEFARHRGKSGPPAKLAPQNEGSAKVAQKARGNTRRKTSARATKPRRTAE